CTCTTCCGCCTGAACGGAAATGACTGGCTGAAGAAGCCGCTCGAGCGCCGCGCCCTCATCGACATGATTTCGACCCATGCGCCAGGCACCGGGGCCAGCGACAGCCGGGTGCATGCCGTGGTCTCGGCCGTCGGTGGCGCGGGTGCCAGCATGATCGCTTCGTCGCTCGCTCATGTGCTGGCCCAGCCGACCAAGAATTCCACGCCGCGGATTGACTTGTTCGACACGGATTTTTGTTCTGGGGCGCTCGGCTATTATCTCAACCTTGTCAACGACTACGACTTGAAACCGGTCATCGCCAATCCTTCCAGGGTCGATCTCGAGTTCATCGATCTCGTCCGGAAGCGGCATCCTGGAGGCTTTTCACTGCTTTCGTTCAAACAGCCATCCGTCCTTTTGGCGCCGAAGGGCGGTGAACTCGTGCTGCGCATGCTCGACGTGGCCGCCTTTGAGAGCGACCATACGATCGTCGACATGCCCTATTACGACACGCCTTGGAAATACGAGGTGCTCACTTCGGTCAACAGTATCTACATCGTCACCGAAATGACGATCCCGGCGCTTTCTCAAGCCAAGGATCTGTTTACCAATCTGGTGCGGTTGCGAGGCAGTTCGGATCAGATATTCGTCGTCATCAACAAATACCGCGCCAAGCTTTTCGGCCTCGGCCTGCGCCGACAACAAATGGAGAAGATATTCAAGGACATCCCGACGCATGTCATTGCGGATGACTGGGATACTTTGAGCGAGGCGGTCAACCGCGGCGTGCTGCCAGTTCAGGTGAATTCCCGGGCGCGATTCTGCGGTGCGGTGGGTAAACTTGGAGCATTGGTGCGATGAAGGCGATTGACAGTGGCCGCGTAAGGTCCTGCGTCGGCCTTGTGGTTCTGGCCGTTCTGGCCGTTGCCGGGGATGCCGTGGCAGGTGGGCTTGTACCTCGAAGCCTTGGGCCGACGACAAGCACCGTGGTGACGATCGAAAAAAGTTACGCGGCTGGAACAATCGTTGTCGTCAGCGCGAACCGAACGCTGGATCTCGTCATCTCCGAAGGGCGCGCCATCCGTTACAAGATCGGGGTCGGGCGAGACGGATTTCGCTGGAGCGGTACCGTCAAGGTGGGACGCAAGGCAGAGTGGCCCGACTGGCGCCCGCCTGCCGAGATGAAGGCGCGCGCGGTCGGACTTCCGGACCTGGTACCTGCCGGGCCACTCAATCCTTTGGGTGCCCGCGGGATCTATCTCTACAAGGGCGGGACCGACACGCTCTACCGCATTCACGGAACGAACGAGCAGTCGACGGTCGGCGGTTTCGCCTCGTCGGGCTGTTTTCGCATGAGCAATGCCGACGTGATCGATCTCTATGAGAGGGTGAAAGTCGGCTCCACGGTCATTGTAAAATAGTTCAGGGGTGGAAAATATGGCGAACGGCATCATGGGGCGTTTCTACAAGCATCAGCAGGAGCCTGAAAGCCGGGAGCTGTCTCTAGTCGCAGCTCAGAACATGCCTGCCCAACCGGTCTCTGACAGCGCCATGGCAAGTAGCGACGAAGCTTTGCTTGGGCCGGACCTGGTTTCTGAGCGGGTCAATCTGCACCGATACCTGCTCGACCGCATCAACCTCGGGATCCTCGACACGCTCGACAACGAGGAGATCGCCACCGAGATCCGGCCGCTGGTCAAGGATTATATCCGGAGTAACAACTTTCCGCTGAACGCCAAGGAAATCAATGATCTGATCCGCGATATCACCGACGAGATGCTGGGGCTCGGACCGATCGAGCCGCTGCTCGCCGACGAGACGATCGCAGATATTCTCATCAACGGTTACAACAGCGTCTATGTCGAGCGGAGCGGTAAGCTCGAGAGCACCGCCGTTCGGTTCAAGGACGAGGACCATCTCCTTCGGGTGATCAACAAGATCGTCTCGGCCGTCGGCCGCCGCGTCGACGAATCGACGCCGATGGTTGATGCCCGCCTCAAGGATGGCTCGCGCGTCAACGTCGCCATCAGGCCGATCTCGGTCGATGGACCGCTCGTTTCCATCCGCAAATTCACCCGCAAGCCGCTGACATTGGAGCGCCTCGTGCAATATGGCGCCATGGCCGATGCTATGCGCATCCTTCTCAGCGCTGCGGTCAAGGGCAAGGTGTCCATGGTGATTTCAGGCGGCACCGGCTCCGGCAAAACCACCTTGCTCAATGCTCTCTCGTCGCAGATTTCTCCAAAGGAGCGCCTGATCACCATCGAAGATGCGGCCGAGCTTCAGCTGCAGCAGCCCCATGTCGGGCGTTTGGAAACCCGGCCGCCGACGCTCGACGGACGCAACGAGATCCGGCAACGCGAACTTCTGAAAAACGCCCTGCGCATGCGCCCGGACCGCATCATCGTCGGCGAAGTCCGCGGCGACGAGGCGTTCGACATGCTGCAGGCGATGAATACCGGTCACGAGGGGTCGATGACGACCATTCACGCCAATACGCCCCGCGACGCCGTCGGCCGGCTTGAGCAGATGGTCGGCATGGCCGGGATGCCGATGTCGCAGTTGAGCATTCGCTCGCAGATCTCGTCCGCCATCACCGTCATCGTGCAGGTCCAGCGCCTGAGCGACGGCAGCCGCAAGGTTGTCTCGATTTCCGAGATCACCGGCATGGAGGGCGAAGTCGTGCAGATGCAGGAGATCATGAAATTCAAGAAGCTCGGCACTGATGAAGGCGGGAGGATCCATGGGGAATTTCGCGCCACCGGCATCCGGCCGCGGTTCGTCGAGGAATTTGCCGAACTCGGGATCGAGATTCCAGTGGCGATTTTTGATCCCGGTAAACCGCTGCACACGGGAGCTGTTCAATGACCCTGACCCTCGTTTACGCTGCCGTTTTCACGGCGGCCCTTGTCGCTGTCGAAGCGATCATGCGCGGCTACTTCAAGACATCCGAACGCCACCGCGCTGTGAACCATCGGCTGAGCTTGCTCGAGCTCAGCGATGATCATCGCAAGACCTATAGCGATATGCTCAAGGAGCGCGGTGTAGCCGGCAGTTGGCGGCAAACCCCCATGATGCAGCGGCTGCTGCGGTTCTACGCCCAGTCGGGGATCAAGTTCGATGCCAGGCGATTTGCTCTCTTCGCGATCGCTGGCGCACTTTTGACGTGGCTGGTCATTCAGTTCCTCGTGCCGAGCACTCTGTTTAGAGTACCCGTCTTTCTCCTGATTTGTCTCCTCGCCCCTGCACTCGTCGTCTGGCGCGCTCGGGCGCGCCGCATGAAGAAATTCGAACTGAAGCTTCCTGAAGCGCTCGATGTCGCCAATCGCAGCTTGGCGGCCGGCCACCCGCTACCGGCGGCGATTGCTCTGGTGGCCCGCGAGATGCCGGATCCGATCGGCACCGAATTCGGCCTCCTCTCCGATGAACTCACCTACGGCGTGACGCTGGACGATGCCCTTGTCAATTTGGCCGACCGGGTCGGCGTCGAGGATCTGAATCTGCTTGCGATATCGTTGAGCGTACAGGCGGGAACCGGCGGAAATCTGGTCGAGATCTTGCAGAACCTTTCGAAGACGCTGCGAGGCCGGACGATGCTGAAGGCGAAGGTTAGGGCAATTTCCTCGGAAGGACGCATCACGGCGATCTTCATGTCGGTCTATCCCTTTCTGCTCTATGCGATGATCAAGGCTTTGTCGCCGACTTACTTCGATCCCCTCTGGGATAGCGGCTACGGAACCGCCGTGGTGAGCGTGCTCCTGGTCGTCATGGCGATCGGGAATGTCATTCTCTACAAGATGGTCAACTTCGAGTACTGAGGCGGTCATGTCGAGTGAGTATGGAATTTACCTCATCGTCTTCTTTGCGGTCCTGATCTTTACTGCAGCAGCCTCGGAACTGTTTTTTCGGCAGCGCGAGGTCTCGGTTCGGGTGTTGAAGAGCTCGGCGGCAGCCCGCGAGGAGTTCCAACTCGGCGATACGACGATTGCCGATCTCGGTGAAGCGGAAAACCGCCTGATCCGTCGCTATTTCGAGATTACGCGACGTGACACGAATGTGAACTCCACCCAAAACCGATTGATCCGGGCGGGGTATTTCGCTGCCGGCGCCGTCACCACTTTCCAGGTCGTTCGCGCGGTGATCTGTATCGGCATGCTCGTCGCGGCGGTCTGGGCCGTAAACCGGATCGCGCCAGCCATGTCGCAGATGGCGGCCCTGATCATTGCCATGTTTGCTGCGGGCGCAACCTTCATTCTCGTCAACATCTATATCGACCGGCGTGGCGCCGCCAAGGAGAGGGAGTACCGCCGCCTCTTTCCCGACTTCATGGATATGCTGATCGTCTGCCTCGATGCGGGCATGAGCATCGAGGCGGCGGCGAACCGGGTTGCTCGCGAATTCGTCGACAAGCAGCAGGACTTCGGCCTGCATCTGTCGATCATGATGCTGGAAGTGCGGGGCGGCCGGCGATTGCGCGAAGCGCTCGCCAACCTTGCCACCCGCCTGAGGATCGACGAGGCCCGGGCCCTTTCCGTTCTGTTCCGCCAATCGGAGGAGCTC
Above is a window of Rhizobium etli CFN 42 DNA encoding:
- a CDS encoding response regulator/pilus assembly protein, with the translated sequence MTAHMNIAASTKILVLSDDAAAASFMLDTFGSLSRYDVRHLSLKALGEKGRLDPTQFGLIVLDVDNGELLQQLELFAFRTSYRDIPLVVVSEDLPDDLMRLLFRLNGNDWLKKPLERRALIDMISTHAPGTGASDSRVHAVVSAVGGAGASMIASSLAHVLAQPTKNSTPRIDLFDTDFCSGALGYYLNLVNDYDLKPVIANPSRVDLEFIDLVRKRHPGGFSLLSFKQPSVLLAPKGGELVLRMLDVAAFESDHTIVDMPYYDTPWKYEVLTSVNSIYIVTEMTIPALSQAKDLFTNLVRLRGSSDQIFVVINKYRAKLFGLGLRRQQMEKIFKDIPTHVIADDWDTLSEAVNRGVLPVQVNSRARFCGAVGKLGALVR
- a CDS encoding L,D-transpeptidase, with the protein product MKAIDSGRVRSCVGLVVLAVLAVAGDAVAGGLVPRSLGPTTSTVVTIEKSYAAGTIVVVSANRTLDLVISEGRAIRYKIGVGRDGFRWSGTVKVGRKAEWPDWRPPAEMKARAVGLPDLVPAGPLNPLGARGIYLYKGGTDTLYRIHGTNEQSTVGGFASSGCFRMSNADVIDLYERVKVGSTVIVK
- a CDS encoding CpaF family protein, encoding MANGIMGRFYKHQQEPESRELSLVAAQNMPAQPVSDSAMASSDEALLGPDLVSERVNLHRYLLDRINLGILDTLDNEEIATEIRPLVKDYIRSNNFPLNAKEINDLIRDITDEMLGLGPIEPLLADETIADILINGYNSVYVERSGKLESTAVRFKDEDHLLRVINKIVSAVGRRVDESTPMVDARLKDGSRVNVAIRPISVDGPLVSIRKFTRKPLTLERLVQYGAMADAMRILLSAAVKGKVSMVISGGTGSGKTTLLNALSSQISPKERLITIEDAAELQLQQPHVGRLETRPPTLDGRNEIRQRELLKNALRMRPDRIIVGEVRGDEAFDMLQAMNTGHEGSMTTIHANTPRDAVGRLEQMVGMAGMPMSQLSIRSQISSAITVIVQVQRLSDGSRKVVSISEITGMEGEVVQMQEIMKFKKLGTDEGGRIHGEFRATGIRPRFVEEFAELGIEIPVAIFDPGKPLHTGAVQ
- a CDS encoding type II secretion system F family protein, whose translation is MTLTLVYAAVFTAALVAVEAIMRGYFKTSERHRAVNHRLSLLELSDDHRKTYSDMLKERGVAGSWRQTPMMQRLLRFYAQSGIKFDARRFALFAIAGALLTWLVIQFLVPSTLFRVPVFLLICLLAPALVVWRARARRMKKFELKLPEALDVANRSLAAGHPLPAAIALVAREMPDPIGTEFGLLSDELTYGVTLDDALVNLADRVGVEDLNLLAISLSVQAGTGGNLVEILQNLSKTLRGRTMLKAKVRAISSEGRITAIFMSVYPFLLYAMIKALSPTYFDPLWDSGYGTAVVSVLLVVMAIGNVILYKMVNFEY
- a CDS encoding type II secretion system F family protein, whose translation is MSSEYGIYLIVFFAVLIFTAAASELFFRQREVSVRVLKSSAAAREEFQLGDTTIADLGEAENRLIRRYFEITRRDTNVNSTQNRLIRAGYFAAGAVTTFQVVRAVICIGMLVAAVWAVNRIAPAMSQMAALIIAMFAAGATFILVNIYIDRRGAAKEREYRRLFPDFMDMLIVCLDAGMSIEAAANRVAREFVDKQQDFGLHLSIMMLEVRGGRRLREALANLATRLRIDEARALSVLFRQSEELGTSVTQTLRVYSNEMRDLRVVRAEEKANALPVKMLLPLGAFLFPVSLLIVLVPIIMRVVSLLVGMKPGG